The DNA sequence GGGGTTTTCCGGGTCGGCCTCCAGAAGCTCCCGCAAGTCCCGGCCCTCTTCCCAGCTCCTTAAGGCGTTCCGCTGGACGAGGGCGTAGGCCTGGTCCCGGGGCAGGCCCTTCCGGATGAGGGCGTTCAGCACCCCCTGGGAGTAGATGAGGCCCCGGGTGAGGCCCAGGTTGCGCTTGAGGTTCTCCTCAAAGACCACCAGGCCCGCCAGGATGCCCTTGAGCCGCCTCAGGGCGTAGTGGCTGGCGGTGGTGGCGTCGGGGAGGACGACCCGCTCCACGGAGGAGTGGGAGATGTCCCGCTCGTGCCAGAGGGCGATGTTCTCCAGGGCCGGCGCTAGGTAGCCCCGGAGAAGCCTGGCCATCCCCGTGAGGTTCTCCAGGCCCACGGGGTTTTTCTTGTGGGGCATGGAGGAGCTTCCCGTTTGGCCCTCGCGGAAGGGCTCCTGCACCTCCAGCACCTCGGTGCGCTGGAGGTGGCGCAGCTCCACCGCCACCCGCTCCAGGTTCCCCCCGAGGAGGGCCAGGGCCGCCAGGACCTCCCCGTGCCGGTCCCGGGGCACCACCTGGGTGGAGAGGGGTTCGGGCTCGAGGCCAAGCCTCCTCGCCACGTGGGCCTCCACCTCCGGGGGCACGTGGGCGTAGTTCCCCACCGACCCCGAGAGCATGGCCACCCCGATGGCCTCCTGGGCTTGCCTTAGCCTCTTTTCGTCCCTCCCGAAGGCGGCGTAGAAGCTGAGGAAACGGAGGCCGAAGCCCGTGGGCTCGGCGTGGACCCCGTGGGTGCGGGCGATGGCCGGGGTGTGCCTGTAGCGGAGGGCCAGGCGCTTGAGCTCCTCCTGCACCCCCTTAAGCTCCGCCAGGATGAGGTCCAGGGCCCGCACCAAAAGGGCGTTTTGCGCGGTGTCCACCACGTCCGAGCTGGTGAGGCCCAGGTGCAGGTACCGCCCCACCTCCTCGTCCCCGGTCCACTCCACCAGGGCCCGGGTAAAGGCCACCAGGTCGTGGCGGGTAACCTCCTCCAGCTCCGCCACCCTCCGGGCAAAGCCCTCGTCCAGGGGCTTTGCCTCAAGCCGCCCTAGGAGCCTGGCCGCAAGGCCCCTGGGCACCTGGCCCAGGGCCTCCCAGGCCTCAAGGGCGTAGGCCTCCACCAGGGCCCAGGTGCGGTAGCGGTTCGCCTCCGACCATAGCTCGGCCATCTCCGGGGTCTGGTAGCGGGGCACCATGCCCTAAGGGTACTCGAAGGGCAGGGTGAGGGAAAACTCCGCCCCAAAGCCTTCCCCCTCCGGCCTTAGGGGGAGGAGGAGGTCCGCCCGGAAGAGCCCGTCCTGGCGGTTGCCGATCCGGGGCATCCCCCTTTGGGCGTAGGGGGGCCTGGCGTACACCTGGCGCTGGGCTTCCTCGGGGAAGAAGAGCTGGGTGGCGAAGCTTCTGCCCCCCACCTCTACCCGCAGGTGCAGGTGGGGGTGCGGCTCGGGTACCAGCCGGGGAAGAGGGTGAGGAAGGCCGCTTGCCCCTGGTCGTCCGTGGGCTGCCAGCCCCGGCAGAAGGTTCCGGGGGCGTTCACCCCCGGGTACCGGCCCAGGGCGTCCGTGGGCCAGAGGTCCACCCGGGCGCCCCTCGAGGGGCGGCAGGCCCGGTCCCGGAGGAGGAGGCGTGGGCGCAGGGGCACCCAGGAAAGCCCCTCCCGCAGGTCCTGCCGCCTGGGGATATCCCTCAGGTAGTAGGGGCCTTCCGTGAGGGCGGGGGTGGGGGGGCACTGGGCCCGGGCCAAGGGCAGGAGGAAAAGCCCCAAAAGGGTGCGCCGCCTCATCGCCGCCTCAGGGTGAGGTCCACCTCCAGCCGGATGCGGTTTTCCACGCTGAGGACGACCGTCACCCGGGGCTGGACCAGCCGGAACCTTTCGAAGGGGAACTCGGTCCTCAGGACGACCCGCACCTCCTGGCCCCGGAACTCCGCCTCCCCCTCCCAGGCCACCTCCTCGGTCACGTCGCGGAG is a window from the Thermus thermamylovorans genome containing:
- the purB gene encoding adenylosuccinate lyase; protein product: MVPRYQTPEMAELWSEANRYRTWALVEAYALEAWEALGQVPRGLAARLLGRLEAKPLDEGFARRVAELEEVTRHDLVAFTRALVEWTGDEEVGRYLHLGLTSSDVVDTAQNALLVRALDLILAELKGVQEELKRLALRYRHTPAIARTHGVHAEPTGFGLRFLSFYAAFGRDEKRLRQAQEAIGVAMLSGSVGNYAHVPPEVEAHVARRLGLEPEPLSTQVVPRDRHGEVLAALALLGGNLERVAVELRHLQRTEVLEVQEPFREGQTGSSSMPHKKNPVGLENLTGMARLLRGYLAPALENIALWHERDISHSSVERVVLPDATTASHYALRRLKGILAGLVVFEENLKRNLGLTRGLIYSQGVLNALIRKGLPRDQAYALVQRNALRSWEEGRDLRELLEADPENPLKGEALKALFDPEPFLRHVDAIYARFGL